A genomic region of Alistipes megaguti contains the following coding sequences:
- a CDS encoding GH92 family glycosyl hydrolase, which produces MLLRRTLILAALAAAFFRTQAQGAEPAAWVDPFIGTTNFGATNPGAVLPNGMMAVVPFNVMGSDKNVYDKDARWWSTPYEFHNKFFTGFAHGALSGVGCPDMGSLLTMATTGELRPDYREYGSEYSDEVASPGYYAVSLSKYGIRAEATATARTSVERYTFPEGKGNLLLNLGEGLTNESGAMVRRVSDTEIEGMKLLGTFCYNPQKVFPVYFVLRVSKAPRAAGYWKKQRPMTGVEAEWTPDNGRYKFYNEYGCEMAGDDIGYWFTYDDLAAGEQIEVRMGISYVSMENARLNLEAEQPDGATFDAIRTAARSRWNADLGRIRVEGGTDDQRKVFYTALYHVLIHPNLLNDVNGEYPLMEHSGRVGVTSGDRYTVFSLWDTYRNVHQLLTLVYPERQVEMVRSMIDISREWGWMPRWELYGRETFTMEGDPAIPVIVDTWMKGLRDYDIEAAYAAFRKSATTPGAQNPLRPDIDPYIERGYIPLGVYSQDLAGDLSVSHALEYYVADAALARLADSLGHREDAQMFRQRSLGYRHYYDKEYGTLRPINGDGTFLTPFDPKAGENFSTAPGFHEGSAWNYTFYVPHDVEGLVKLMGGRKRFVEKLQAVFDEGHYDPANEPDIAYAYLFSRFPGEAWRTQRETRRLLDKYFTVKPDGIPGNDDTGTMSAWAVFTMLGFYPDCPGEPAYTITTPTFDRAEIDTPQGVLTIEKRGEGYIRRMTLGGKPLTTYRVDHDELLRGGQLTLELQNSKHQ; this is translated from the coding sequence ATGTTGCTGCGACGAACGCTCATACTGGCTGCGCTCGCCGCAGCCTTTTTCCGCACCCAGGCACAGGGTGCGGAACCGGCGGCATGGGTCGACCCCTTCATCGGAACCACCAACTTCGGAGCCACGAATCCCGGTGCCGTCCTTCCGAACGGCATGATGGCCGTGGTGCCGTTCAACGTCATGGGCTCCGACAAGAACGTTTATGACAAGGATGCCCGCTGGTGGTCGACCCCCTACGAATTCCACAACAAGTTCTTCACGGGTTTCGCCCACGGAGCGCTGAGCGGCGTAGGATGTCCCGACATGGGATCGCTGCTGACAATGGCCACGACGGGCGAACTGCGCCCCGACTACCGCGAATACGGCTCGGAGTACAGCGACGAGGTGGCCTCGCCGGGCTACTACGCCGTGAGCCTCTCGAAATACGGCATTCGGGCCGAAGCCACGGCCACGGCCCGCACGTCGGTCGAACGCTATACGTTCCCCGAAGGCAAGGGCAACCTGCTGCTGAATCTGGGCGAGGGGCTCACGAACGAATCGGGGGCCATGGTGCGCCGCGTGAGCGATACGGAGATCGAGGGCATGAAGCTGCTCGGCACCTTCTGCTACAACCCGCAAAAGGTCTTCCCGGTCTACTTCGTGCTGCGGGTCTCGAAGGCGCCGCGGGCTGCGGGCTACTGGAAAAAGCAGCGCCCGATGACGGGCGTCGAGGCCGAATGGACGCCCGATAACGGCCGCTACAAGTTCTATAACGAATACGGCTGCGAGATGGCAGGCGACGACATCGGCTACTGGTTCACGTACGACGACCTCGCGGCGGGCGAGCAGATCGAGGTGCGGATGGGTATCTCGTATGTCTCGATGGAGAACGCCCGGCTCAATCTGGAGGCCGAGCAACCGGACGGGGCGACCTTCGATGCGATCCGCACCGCGGCCCGATCCCGCTGGAATGCCGATCTGGGGCGCATCCGCGTCGAGGGCGGCACGGACGACCAGCGCAAGGTCTTCTACACGGCGCTCTACCATGTGCTGATCCACCCGAACCTCCTGAACGACGTCAACGGCGAGTACCCCTTAATGGAGCACTCGGGTCGCGTGGGCGTCACGTCGGGCGACCGCTATACGGTCTTCTCGCTGTGGGACACCTACCGCAACGTCCACCAGCTGCTGACGCTGGTCTATCCCGAGCGGCAGGTGGAGATGGTGCGCTCGATGATCGACATCTCGCGCGAGTGGGGTTGGATGCCCCGCTGGGAGCTCTACGGCCGCGAGACCTTCACGATGGAGGGCGACCCGGCCATTCCGGTGATCGTCGACACGTGGATGAAGGGGCTGCGCGATTACGACATCGAGGCGGCCTATGCCGCTTTCCGCAAGTCGGCCACCACGCCCGGCGCGCAGAACCCCCTGCGGCCCGATATCGACCCCTACATCGAGCGGGGCTACATTCCGCTGGGAGTCTACTCGCAGGATCTTGCGGGTGACCTCTCGGTCTCGCACGCCCTGGAGTACTACGTGGCCGACGCGGCACTGGCCCGGCTGGCCGATTCACTCGGTCACCGGGAGGATGCGCAGATGTTCCGCCAGCGCTCGCTCGGGTACCGCCACTACTACGACAAGGAGTACGGCACGCTGCGTCCGATCAACGGGGACGGCACGTTCCTCACGCCGTTTGATCCGAAGGCCGGCGAGAACTTTTCGACGGCACCCGGCTTCCACGAAGGATCGGCCTGGAACTATACGTTCTATGTGCCGCACGATGTCGAGGGGCTCGTAAAGTTGATGGGCGGCCGCAAACGCTTCGTCGAGAAGCTGCAGGCGGTCTTCGACGAGGGACACTACGACCCGGCCAACGAGCCCGACATCGCCTATGCCTATCTCTTCAGCCGCTTCCCCGGCGAGGCGTGGCGCACGCAGCGGGAAACTCGGCGGCTGCTCGACAAATACTTCACCGTCAAGCCCGACGGCATCCCGGGCAACGACGACACGGGAACAATGTCGGCCTGGGCCGTCTTCACCATGCTGGGCTTCTATCCCGACTGCCCGGGCGAGCCGGCCTACACGATCACCACTCCGACGTTCGACCGGGCCGAGATCGACACGCCGCAGGGCGTGCTGACGATCGAGAAGCGCGGCGAAGGATACATCCGCCGCATGACACTCGGCGGCAAACCCCTGACGACCTACCGCGTGGACCACGACGAACTGCTGCGCGGCGGTCAACTGACCCTTGAACTTCAAAACTCGAAACATCAATGA
- a CDS encoding glycoside hydrolase family 130 protein, with translation MDHLKIAGPALPDMPWEERPAGSNEVMWRYSANPIIGRHALSTSNSIFNSAVVPFKKGKYNFAGVFRCDDTNRRMRIHAGFSVDGMKWDIQEEDFHLEGADPEVGEWVYGYDPRVAKIDDKYYVTWCNGYHGPTIGVAWTDDFETFHQLENAFLPYNRNGVMFPRKINGRFAMLSRPSDTGHTPFGDIFYSESPDLEFWGHHRHVMSPAAFEVSAWQCMKIGAGPIPIETSEGWLLFYHGVLRSCNGYVYAFGSALLDLDQPWKVLARSGPYLISPRETYECMGDVPNVTFPCAALHDPATGRVAVYYGCADTVTGLAFGYIPEIIEFTKKNSIL, from the coding sequence ATGGATCATCTGAAAATTGCGGGTCCGGCACTTCCGGACATGCCCTGGGAGGAGCGTCCCGCAGGGTCGAACGAAGTCATGTGGCGTTATTCGGCCAACCCGATCATCGGCCGTCATGCCCTTTCGACCTCCAACTCGATCTTCAACTCGGCCGTCGTGCCCTTCAAGAAGGGCAAGTACAACTTCGCCGGCGTCTTCCGCTGCGACGATACGAACCGCCGCATGCGCATCCACGCGGGCTTCTCCGTGGACGGCATGAAGTGGGACATCCAGGAGGAGGATTTCCATCTCGAAGGGGCCGATCCCGAAGTGGGCGAGTGGGTCTACGGCTACGACCCGCGCGTGGCAAAGATCGACGACAAGTACTACGTAACGTGGTGCAACGGCTACCACGGTCCGACGATCGGCGTGGCCTGGACCGACGACTTCGAGACGTTCCACCAGCTGGAAAACGCCTTCCTGCCCTATAACCGCAACGGCGTGATGTTCCCGCGCAAGATCAACGGCCGCTTCGCCATGCTGTCGCGTCCGAGCGACACGGGCCATACGCCCTTCGGCGACATCTTCTATTCGGAGAGCCCCGATCTGGAGTTCTGGGGACACCACCGTCATGTGATGTCGCCCGCGGCGTTCGAGGTTTCGGCCTGGCAGTGCATGAAGATCGGCGCCGGCCCGATTCCGATCGAAACATCCGAGGGGTGGCTGCTGTTCTACCACGGCGTGCTGCGCTCATGCAACGGCTACGTCTACGCCTTCGGCTCGGCGCTGCTCGACCTCGACCAGCCGTGGAAGGTGCTGGCCCGCAGCGGCCCGTATCTGATCTCGCCGCGCGAGACGTACGAGTGCATGGGCGACGTGCCGAACGTCACGTTCCCCTGCGCGGCGCTGCACGACCCCGCAACGGGGCGCGTGGCCGTCTACTACGGATGCGCCGATACGGTCACCGGGCTTGCCTTCGGATACATCCCCGAGATCATCGAATTCACGAAGAAAAACTCGATCCTCTGA
- the atpG gene encoding ATP synthase F1 subunit gamma yields the protein MAALKEIKARIASVGGTLKITSAMKMVASAKLHHVQSEAEALAVYERQLGAITEALFRYADEEQIESPLTLPHKLQQRAVVVAVASDGSLCGGFNAEAIRQLEHTLEALRGEGFQQIEVWPVGEKMLAHVRKSGLTFNDSFHTLSGHHDYAGAVRLADRLMEDFEAGRVDRVVLVYNHYASMSRQTPRSETLLPLEARPGEGQTLSEADYICEPSPRELLRELLPLAVRTRMYEVLLDSATAEHAARTVAMQTASDNAQELLDELKLFYNKQRQQAITNELADIGQAD from the coding sequence ATGGCTGCGCTCAAAGAGATCAAGGCCCGGATCGCCTCGGTGGGCGGCACGCTGAAGATCACTTCGGCGATGAAGATGGTCGCATCGGCCAAACTGCACCACGTGCAGTCGGAGGCCGAGGCGCTGGCCGTCTACGAACGCCAGCTGGGCGCGATCACCGAGGCGTTGTTCCGCTATGCCGACGAGGAGCAGATCGAATCACCGCTGACGCTGCCCCACAAACTGCAGCAGCGGGCCGTCGTCGTGGCCGTGGCTTCGGACGGATCGCTCTGCGGAGGATTCAACGCCGAGGCCATCCGGCAGTTGGAACACACGCTCGAAGCGCTGCGCGGTGAGGGATTTCAGCAGATCGAGGTGTGGCCCGTGGGGGAGAAGATGCTGGCCCATGTCCGCAAGAGCGGCTTGACGTTCAACGACTCGTTCCACACCCTCTCGGGTCATCACGACTATGCGGGAGCGGTTCGCCTGGCCGACCGGCTGATGGAGGACTTCGAAGCGGGGAGAGTCGACCGCGTGGTGCTGGTCTACAACCACTACGCTTCGATGAGCCGCCAGACGCCCCGCAGCGAGACACTGCTTCCGCTGGAGGCACGTCCGGGCGAGGGGCAGACGCTTTCCGAAGCGGACTACATCTGCGAGCCGTCGCCCCGCGAACTGCTCCGTGAACTGCTGCCGCTCGCGGTCCGCACCCGCATGTACGAGGTGCTGCTCGACAGCGCCACGGCCGAACACGCCGCCCGTACGGTGGCCATGCAGACCGCCTCGGACAATGCCCAGGAGCTGCTCGACGAGTTGAAACTCTTCTACAACAAACAGCGTCAGCAGGCCATCACCAACGAGCTGGCCGACATCGGGCAGGCCGATTAG
- the atpA gene encoding F0F1 ATP synthase subunit alpha, with the protein MNNKERIKPSEISEVLLSELQGVDLSARYAEVGTVLQVSDGVVRIYGLQNAEANELLEFENGMRAVVMNLEEDNVGAVLLGSTDRVEEGDLVRRTGRTASIQVGMGMLGRVIDPLGQPIDGLGEIAGERLELPLERKAPGVIFRQPVTEPLQTGIKAIDAMIPIGRGQRELIIGDRQTGKTAIAVDTILNQRSNFEAGDPVYCIYVAVGQKASTVASLVETLRAHGALDYTIIVAATAADPAAMQYFAPFAGAAIGEFFRDTGRHALVVYDDLSKQAVAYREVSLVLRRPSGREAYPGDIFYLHSRLLERAAKIIGQQEVAEQMNDLPESLRGKVRGGGSLTALPIIETQAGDVSAYIPTNVISITDGQIFLDTNLFNQGNRPAIDVGISVSRVGGSAQIKAMKQVAGTLKIDQAQYRELESFSRFSSDLDSVTAATLDRGRKNTRLLVQPQYSPLSVEEQIAVLYCGTHGLLHDITIEQVPEFEHLLLERLHTTDIPEALHKGQLDEELGKRIESLAASVTTALKAKA; encoded by the coding sequence ATGAACAACAAAGAGAGAATAAAACCATCGGAAATCTCCGAAGTGCTCCTCTCCGAGCTCCAGGGGGTGGACCTCTCGGCACGGTATGCCGAGGTGGGCACCGTGCTGCAGGTCAGCGACGGCGTGGTGCGGATCTACGGTCTGCAGAATGCCGAGGCCAACGAGCTGCTGGAGTTCGAGAACGGCATGCGCGCCGTGGTGATGAACCTCGAGGAGGACAACGTGGGTGCCGTGCTGCTGGGCTCGACCGACCGCGTCGAGGAGGGCGATCTGGTGCGCCGCACCGGTCGTACGGCCTCGATCCAGGTGGGCATGGGCATGCTCGGACGTGTGATCGATCCGCTGGGACAGCCGATCGACGGACTGGGCGAGATCGCGGGCGAACGCCTCGAACTGCCGCTCGAACGCAAGGCTCCGGGCGTGATCTTCCGCCAGCCGGTGACCGAACCCCTTCAGACCGGCATCAAGGCCATCGACGCCATGATCCCCATCGGCCGCGGACAGCGCGAGCTGATCATCGGCGACCGTCAGACGGGCAAGACCGCCATCGCCGTCGATACGATTCTGAACCAGCGTTCGAACTTCGAAGCCGGCGATCCGGTCTACTGCATCTACGTGGCCGTGGGGCAGAAGGCCTCGACGGTTGCCTCGCTGGTCGAGACGCTGCGGGCCCATGGCGCACTGGACTACACGATCATCGTGGCCGCCACGGCCGCCGATCCGGCCGCCATGCAGTACTTCGCCCCCTTTGCGGGTGCGGCCATCGGCGAGTTTTTCCGCGATACGGGCCGCCACGCACTGGTGGTTTACGACGACCTCTCGAAGCAGGCCGTGGCCTATCGGGAGGTATCGCTCGTGCTGCGCCGTCCGTCGGGCCGCGAAGCCTATCCGGGCGACATCTTCTACCTGCACTCGCGTCTGCTGGAGCGTGCCGCCAAGATCATCGGACAGCAGGAGGTCGCCGAGCAGATGAACGACCTGCCGGAATCGCTGCGCGGCAAGGTACGCGGCGGAGGTTCGCTGACGGCCCTTCCGATCATCGAAACCCAGGCCGGCGACGTCTCGGCCTACATCCCGACCAACGTCATCTCGATCACCGACGGCCAGATCTTCCTCGATACGAACCTCTTCAACCAGGGCAACCGACCGGCCATCGACGTCGGTATCTCGGTATCGCGTGTGGGCGGCAGCGCCCAGATCAAGGCCATGAAGCAGGTGGCCGGAACGCTGAAGATCGACCAGGCGCAGTACCGTGAGCTGGAGTCCTTCTCGCGCTTCTCGAGCGATCTGGACTCCGTAACGGCAGCCACGCTCGACCGCGGCCGCAAGAACACGCGTCTGCTCGTGCAGCCGCAGTACAGCCCGCTGTCGGTCGAGGAGCAGATCGCCGTCCTCTACTGCGGCACGCACGGACTGCTGCACGACATCACCATCGAACAGGTCCCCGAGTTCGAACACCTGCTGCTCGAACGGCTGCACACGACGGATATCCCCGAAGCGCTGCACAAGGGACAGCTCGACGAGGAGCTCGGCAAACGGATCGAATCGCTGGCCGCCAGTGTCACGACGGCCCTGAAGGCTAAAGCTTAA
- the atpH gene encoding ATP synthase F1 subunit delta, translating into MDTGLIARRYARALADFAESKGEMKRVAEEAEAFIKAYNGRMELREVLTSPVLTADAKLDVVRKAFDHELSASLEGFLRLVIRHHREKWLCFMLPAFVGIYKQRCGIVDMTLTTAAEVDGDFVKRLSDNVGTVTHSREVRVHRKVDPSLIGGFRFRIDDRLLDASIATQLRRVEQKLGRLPERKI; encoded by the coding sequence ATGGACACCGGATTGATCGCCCGCCGCTATGCCCGGGCCCTGGCCGACTTTGCCGAATCGAAGGGTGAGATGAAACGGGTGGCCGAAGAGGCCGAAGCGTTCATCAAAGCCTACAACGGCCGTATGGAACTCCGCGAGGTGCTCACCTCGCCGGTCCTGACGGCCGACGCAAAGCTCGATGTCGTGCGCAAGGCCTTCGATCACGAACTTTCGGCTTCGCTGGAGGGTTTCCTGCGGCTGGTCATCCGCCATCACCGCGAAAAGTGGCTCTGCTTCATGCTGCCGGCCTTCGTCGGCATCTACAAGCAGCGCTGCGGCATCGTCGACATGACGCTCACGACGGCCGCCGAGGTCGACGGTGACTTCGTCAAACGGCTCTCGGACAATGTCGGCACTGTCACGCACAGCCGCGAGGTCCGCGTCCACCGCAAGGTCGATCCGTCGCTCATCGGCGGATTCCGCTTCCGCATCGACGACCGTCTGCTGGATGCCAGCATCGCCACGCAACTTCGCCGCGTAGAACAGAAACTGGGCAGACTGCCCGAAAGAAAGATTTGA
- the atpF gene encoding F0F1 ATP synthase subunit B produces MGLLQPESGLLFWMTLAFVVVLVVLARYGFPVIVKAIESRKEYIDSSLDAAREAEQKCATLEARSREIINEAEVRRNEILREADTERKQILADARQKAESEGARLLEKSRLQAETERAAILADAKREIAALAVAITERMLRQDLDNREAQTQLASRLMEEFDPKNRKTWTPD; encoded by the coding sequence ATGGGACTTCTGCAACCCGAATCGGGACTGCTGTTCTGGATGACGCTCGCCTTCGTGGTGGTCCTCGTCGTGCTGGCCCGCTACGGTTTCCCTGTCATCGTCAAGGCCATCGAGTCGCGCAAGGAGTATATCGACTCGTCGCTCGATGCCGCCCGGGAAGCCGAGCAGAAATGCGCCACGCTCGAGGCCCGCAGCCGTGAGATCATCAATGAGGCCGAGGTCCGGCGCAACGAAATCCTGCGGGAGGCCGACACCGAACGCAAACAGATTCTGGCCGACGCCCGTCAGAAGGCCGAAAGCGAAGGCGCCCGACTCCTCGAAAAGAGCCGCCTGCAGGCTGAAACCGAACGGGCCGCCATCCTGGCCGATGCCAAACGGGAGATCGCCGCGCTGGCCGTGGCCATCACCGAACGCATGTTGCGCCAGGATCTCGACAACCGGGAGGCCCAGACGCAGCTGGCTTCGCGCCTGATGGAGGAGTTCGATCCGAAAAACCGCAAGACATGGACACCGGATTGA
- the atpE gene encoding ATP synthase F0 subunit C, with amino-acid sequence MESLGILGAAIGAGLAAIGAGLGIGKIGGSAMEAIGRQPEAADKIRTNMIIVAALIEGVALFAVVVCFLAL; translated from the coding sequence ATGGAAAGTTTAGGTATTCTGGGCGCTGCAATCGGCGCAGGTCTGGCCGCCATCGGCGCAGGATTAGGTATCGGTAAAATCGGAGGTTCGGCCATGGAGGCCATCGGCCGTCAGCCCGAAGCCGCCGACAAGATCCGTACCAACATGATCATCGTTGCGGCCCTGATCGAGGGTGTTGCCCTCTTCGCCGTAGTAGTCTGCTTCCTGGCACTCTAA
- the atpB gene encoding F0F1 ATP synthase subunit A, translating to MKAFARIAVLLALLIPAGTLRAEEQQQEPDIKAIVLGHIGDSYEWHVLSTAGGEWSIPLPVIVHSPSSGWHCFSSSRLREGAEYEGLRIASEGEHAGKVVERQADGSDLRPLDLSLTKTAAALLLNSAILLCLVLGTARWYRRHKATDRAPKGFVALFEMLVSGILDSVIKPCVGPNYRKFAPYLLTAFFFIFVNNLMGLIPFFPGGANVSGNIAVTFILALATFLAVNIFGTKHYWKDILWPDVPVWLKAFPLMPLIELVGIFTKPFALMIRLFANMMAGHAVILSLTCVIFATAGMGAAINGSMSFASVLFSIFMYCLELLVAFLQAYVFTMLSAVFIGLAQERPEKHAAETADNH from the coding sequence ATGAAGGCTTTTGCAAGAATCGCCGTGCTGCTCGCGCTGCTGATTCCGGCCGGAACCCTCCGTGCCGAAGAACAACAGCAGGAACCCGACATCAAGGCGATCGTTCTGGGACACATCGGCGACAGTTACGAATGGCACGTTCTCTCGACCGCCGGCGGCGAGTGGAGCATTCCGCTGCCGGTGATCGTCCACAGCCCCTCAAGCGGCTGGCACTGCTTCTCGTCATCGCGGCTGCGCGAAGGCGCCGAGTACGAAGGGCTGCGCATCGCCTCGGAGGGCGAGCATGCCGGCAAGGTCGTCGAACGCCAGGCGGACGGTTCGGACCTGCGGCCGCTCGACCTCTCGCTGACCAAAACCGCCGCGGCCCTGCTGCTCAACAGCGCGATCCTGCTCTGCCTGGTGCTCGGTACTGCCCGCTGGTACCGCCGCCACAAGGCCACGGACCGGGCTCCGAAAGGCTTCGTCGCCCTGTTCGAGATGCTCGTCTCGGGCATTCTGGACAGCGTCATCAAGCCCTGCGTCGGCCCCAACTACCGCAAGTTCGCCCCCTATCTGCTCACGGCCTTCTTCTTCATCTTCGTGAACAACCTCATGGGGCTGATTCCCTTCTTCCCGGGCGGCGCGAACGTCTCGGGCAATATCGCCGTGACGTTCATCCTGGCCCTGGCCACGTTCCTGGCCGTGAACATCTTCGGCACGAAGCACTACTGGAAGGACATTCTCTGGCCCGACGTTCCGGTCTGGCTCAAGGCCTTCCCGCTCATGCCGCTGATCGAGCTGGTGGGCATCTTCACCAAGCCCTTCGCGCTGATGATCCGTCTGTTCGCCAACATGATGGCCGGACACGCCGTCATCCTCAGCCTGACGTGCGTGATCTTCGCCACGGCCGGCATGGGGGCCGCCATCAACGGTTCGATGAGCTTCGCCTCGGTCCTCTTCTCAATCTTCATGTACTGTCTCGAACTGCTGGTTGCCTTCCTGCAGGCCTACGTCTTCACGATGCTCTCGGCCGTCTTCATCGGACTGGCCCAGGAGCGACCCGAAAAGCACGCCGCCGAAACGGCCGACAACCACTGA
- the atpD gene encoding F0F1 ATP synthase subunit beta yields MTQIEGSISQIVGPVVDVTFQPDSPDFRLPAINDAMEIHRDDGRTLIVEVQQHIGEHTVRAVAMDSTDGLRRHMKAVALGHPISVPTGDQIKGRLLNVIGSEIDGMKPLDRTHTLPIHREPPKFDELATSQEVLATGIKVIDLLEPYVKGGKIGLFGGAGVGKTVLIMELINNIAKKHNGFSVFAGVGERTREGNDLLREMITSGVIRYGDAFRKSMDEGHWDLSKVDYNEVAKSQATLVFGQMNEPPGARMSVALSGLTAAESFRDSKEEDAPKDILFFIDNIFRFTQAGSEVSALLGRMTSAVGYQPTLATEMGRMQERITSTKHGSITSVQAVYVPADDLTDPAPATTFSHLDATTVLSRKIAELGIYPAVDPLESTSRILDANIVGEEHYTTAQRVKQILQRNKELQDIIAILGMDELSDEDRQTVNRARRIQRFLSQPFSVAEQFTGVPGQIVPIEETIRGFRMILDGEVDYLPEQAFLNVGTIDDAIRKGEALLAKTKQN; encoded by the coding sequence ATGACACAGATAGAAGGATCCATTTCACAGATCGTCGGACCGGTGGTGGACGTGACTTTCCAGCCCGATTCACCGGATTTCCGGCTCCCGGCCATCAACGACGCCATGGAGATCCACCGCGACGACGGCCGCACGCTCATCGTCGAGGTCCAGCAGCACATCGGCGAGCACACCGTGCGCGCCGTTGCCATGGACTCCACCGACGGACTGCGCCGCCACATGAAGGCCGTCGCCCTGGGCCACCCGATTTCGGTCCCCACGGGTGACCAGATCAAGGGGCGTCTGCTCAACGTCATCGGCTCCGAGATCGACGGCATGAAGCCCCTCGACCGGACCCACACGCTGCCCATCCACCGCGAACCCCCGAAGTTTGACGAACTGGCCACCTCGCAGGAGGTGCTGGCCACCGGCATCAAGGTCATCGACCTGCTCGAACCCTATGTCAAGGGCGGCAAGATCGGTCTGTTCGGCGGCGCCGGCGTGGGCAAGACGGTGCTCATCATGGAGCTGATCAACAACATCGCCAAGAAACACAACGGTTTCTCGGTATTCGCCGGCGTGGGCGAGCGTACGCGTGAGGGCAACGACCTGCTGCGCGAGATGATCACCTCGGGCGTCATCCGCTACGGCGACGCCTTCCGCAAGAGCATGGACGAGGGACACTGGGACCTCTCGAAGGTCGACTACAACGAAGTGGCCAAATCGCAGGCCACACTCGTCTTCGGCCAGATGAACGAACCCCCCGGAGCCCGTATGTCGGTGGCCCTGTCGGGGTTGACCGCCGCCGAGTCGTTCCGCGACAGCAAGGAGGAGGATGCGCCCAAGGATATCCTCTTCTTCATCGACAACATCTTCCGCTTCACGCAGGCCGGATCGGAGGTATCGGCCCTGCTGGGCCGTATGACTTCGGCCGTGGGCTATCAGCCGACGCTGGCCACCGAAATGGGCCGCATGCAGGAGCGTATCACCTCGACCAAGCACGGTTCGATCACCTCGGTACAGGCCGTCTACGTGCCGGCCGACGACCTGACGGACCCCGCCCCGGCCACGACCTTCTCGCACCTCGATGCCACGACGGTGCTCAGCCGCAAGATCGCCGAGCTGGGTATTTATCCGGCCGTCGACCCGCTGGAGTCCACCTCGCGCATCCTCGACGCCAATATCGTCGGCGAGGAGCACTACACCACGGCCCAGCGCGTCAAGCAGATCCTCCAGCGCAACAAGGAGCTGCAGGACATCATCGCCATCCTCGGCATGGACGAACTCTCGGACGAGGACCGGCAGACGGTCAACCGCGCCCGCCGTATCCAGCGTTTCCTCTCGCAGCCCTTCTCCGTGGCCGAACAGTTCACGGGTGTTCCGGGGCAGATCGTCCCGATCGAGGAGACGATCCGCGGCTTCCGCATGATCCTCGACGGCGAGGTCGACTACCTGCCCGAGCAGGCCTTCCTCAATGTCGGTACGATCGACGACGCCATCCGCAAGGGCGAAGCGCTCCTGGCCAAAACCAAACAGAACTGA